One part of the Salvelinus fontinalis isolate EN_2023a chromosome 4, ASM2944872v1, whole genome shotgun sequence genome encodes these proteins:
- the LOC129852753 gene encoding axoneme-associated protein mst101(2)-like: MHVSILEIIREGGKSNLIVEKKRHLAGEKKRHLAGEKKRQLAGEKKRQLAGEKKRQLAGEKKRQLAGEKKRQLAGEKKRQLAGEKKRQLAGEKKRQLAGEKKRQLAGEKKCQLAGEKKRQLAGEKKRQLAGEEKRQLAGEKKRQLAGEEKRQLAGEKKRQLAGEKKCQLAGEKKRQLAGEEKQEKRQLAGEKKCQLAGEVKLQLAGEKKRQLAGEEKRQLAGEKKRQLAGEKKRQLAGEKKCQLAGEEKRQLAGEKKRQLAGEEKRQLAGEKKRQLAGEEKRQLAGEEKRQLAGEKKRQLAGEEKRQLAGEKKRQLAGEEKR; the protein is encoded by the exons ATGCATGTGAGCATTCTAGAAATCATCAGGGAGGGAGGCAAATCCAACCTCATCGTGGAGAAGAAACGTCACTTGGCTGGAGAGAAGAAACGTCACCTGGCTGGAGAGAAGAAACGTCAGTTGGCTGGAGAGAAGAAACGTCAGTTGGCTGGAGAGAAGAAACGTCAGTTGGCTGGAGAGAAGAAACGTCAGTTGGCTGGAGAGAAGAAACGTCAGCTGGCTGGAGAGAAGAAACGTCAGTTGGCTGGAGAGAAGAAACGTCAGTTGGCTGGAGAGAAGAAACGTCAGCTGGCTGGAGAGAAGAAACGTCAGTTGGCTGGAGAGAAGAAATGTCAGCTGGCTGGAGAGAAGAAACGTCAGTTGGCTGGAGAGAAGAAACGTCAgctggctggagaggagaaacgtcAGTTGGCTGGAGAGAAGAAACGTCAgttggctggagaggagaaacgtcAGTTGGCTGGAGAGAAGAAACGTCAGTTGGCTGGAGAGAAGAAATGTCAGCTGGCTGGAGAGAAGAAACGTCAgttggctggagaggagaaac aggagaaacgtcAGTTGGCTGGAGAGAAGAAATGTCAGTTGGCTGGAGAGGTGAAACTTCAGCTGGCTGGAGAGAAGAAACGTCAgttggctggagaggagaaacgtcAGTTGGCTGGAGAGAAGAAACGTCAGTTGGCTGGAGAGAAGAAACGTCAGTTGGCTGGAGAGAAGAAATGTCAgttggctggagaggagaaacgtcAGTTGGCTGGAGAGAAGAAACGTCAgctggctggagaggagaaacgtcAGTTGGCTGGAGAGAAGAAACGTCAgttggctggagaggagaaacgtcagctggctggagaggagaaacgtcAGTTGGCTGGAGAGAAGAAACGTCAgttggctggagaggagaaacgtcAGCTGGCTGGAGAGAAGAAACGTCAgctggctggagaggagaaacgttag